One window from the genome of Acuticoccus sp. I52.16.1 encodes:
- a CDS encoding helicase-related protein codes for MNAASPLLHRAERSRNVTAVLGPTNTGKTHLAIDRMLARRTGLIGLPLRLLAREVYGRIVGRIGPDAVALVTGEEKIVPPGARYYVATVEAMPLDLNPEFVAIDEVQLASDLERGRVFTDRILRVRGQYETLLLGAITARQLLEKLLPGVSVVTRPRMSMLTYAGEKKLTRLPPRSAVVAFSANEVYAIAELIRRQRGGAAIVMGALSPRTRNAQVELFQSGDVDFLIATDAIGMGLNLDVDHVAFASNRKFDGYQFRALNPAELGQIAGRAGRHTRDGTFGVTGRVAPFDNSLVEALETHAFQQSKVFQWRNPALDFSSVAALRASLDEPAQEEGLTKAPPADDQKALEHAAKAPEIMDLADTADRVARLWEVCQVPDYRKIAPANHADLLLTLYNFLISEGTIPDDWIARQVRYADKTDGDIDTLSNRIAHIRTWTFVANRNDWLADPAEWRETTRNVEDRLSDALHERLMQRFVDRRTSVLMKRLRENAMLESEVNDAGDVMVEGQHVGSLHGFRFQADASADDPRDAKALRAAASKALAKEMERRADKMAAAPDTALTLGSDAAIRWQGAVVAKVVASDDTLKPSAVLLADDNLPAASREKVQARLTLWLSAHVTGLLKPLFDLRDAQALDGGARGLAYRMSEQLGSVERASVAEEAKALDQTARAGLRALGVRFGAYHIFVPALLKPAPSQLMALLWALKNADLDVPGLTEVPQLSASGRTSIALDPEVPKPLYQVVGFRPCGPRAVRIDILERLADQIRPLVAWRPGPDAGDPPPGAVPQGGGFLVTVAMTSLLGCSGEDFAAILTSLGYRVDRHEATPAECDALKAANEIRAKGARQPERGARPVPVPARAAPAPATADLTTTATGEPEVADASAEAAEQPSTGVPEGGAGETASDGGGTGDSFEPAAVQASTPEETATDETAPEAAPTEGSAPWAAPADDTPAPEAADTAPDEPAAEVQAVMEPAPDEAADAAPEADDAPADTLDPALAEAEDEAGQEGDAIDTADTAAGTAAAGTEDGATGETTGEAADGAEAEVVMVEVWRVPRHHRGDQPRRRRKPGQQENRGRGSQSGERRRGGEGRGPAPGGDRAPQDGPALAAAPAGGAPAPAAGGAPRHDGPGGRSRDDRQGKGKKRGKPQQQPRPEANKPPKREREADPDSPFAKLAALKEQMEKRDR; via the coding sequence GTGAACGCCGCCAGCCCCCTCCTCCACCGTGCCGAGCGCTCGCGCAATGTCACGGCGGTGTTGGGCCCGACCAACACGGGCAAAACCCACCTCGCCATCGACCGCATGCTCGCGCGGCGCACCGGCCTCATCGGCCTGCCGCTGCGTCTCCTGGCACGCGAGGTCTATGGCCGGATCGTCGGCCGGATCGGCCCGGACGCCGTGGCCCTCGTCACCGGCGAGGAGAAGATCGTCCCGCCCGGCGCGCGCTACTACGTGGCGACCGTCGAGGCGATGCCGCTGGACCTCAACCCGGAATTCGTTGCCATCGACGAGGTGCAGCTCGCCTCGGACCTCGAGCGCGGCCGCGTCTTCACCGACCGGATCCTGCGCGTTCGCGGCCAGTACGAGACGCTGCTGCTGGGCGCCATCACCGCCCGCCAGCTCCTGGAGAAGCTGCTGCCGGGCGTCAGCGTGGTCACCCGCCCGCGCATGTCGATGCTGACCTATGCGGGCGAGAAGAAGCTGACGCGCCTGCCACCGCGGTCCGCCGTCGTCGCCTTCTCGGCCAACGAGGTGTATGCGATCGCCGAGCTGATCCGCCGGCAGCGGGGCGGTGCCGCGATCGTGATGGGGGCGCTGTCGCCCCGCACCCGTAACGCACAGGTGGAGCTCTTCCAGTCCGGCGACGTCGACTTCCTGATCGCCACCGACGCGATCGGCATGGGTCTCAACCTCGACGTCGACCATGTCGCCTTCGCCTCCAACCGCAAGTTCGACGGCTACCAGTTCCGCGCGCTGAACCCGGCGGAACTCGGCCAGATCGCCGGGCGCGCCGGGCGCCACACGCGCGACGGCACCTTTGGCGTGACCGGTCGCGTCGCCCCGTTCGACAACAGCCTGGTCGAGGCGCTGGAGACACACGCCTTCCAGCAATCGAAGGTGTTTCAGTGGCGCAATCCGGCGCTCGACTTCTCGTCCGTGGCCGCGCTCCGGGCCTCGCTGGACGAGCCGGCGCAGGAGGAAGGCCTCACCAAAGCCCCTCCGGCGGACGACCAGAAGGCGCTGGAGCATGCCGCCAAGGCGCCCGAAATCATGGACCTTGCCGACACTGCGGACCGCGTCGCGCGCCTATGGGAGGTGTGCCAGGTCCCCGACTACCGCAAAATCGCTCCGGCGAACCATGCGGACCTCCTGCTGACGTTGTACAATTTCCTCATCAGCGAGGGGACGATCCCCGACGACTGGATCGCGCGCCAAGTTCGCTACGCAGATAAGACAGACGGTGATATCGACACACTGTCCAATCGGATCGCGCACATTCGAACTTGGACGTTCGTCGCCAATCGCAATGATTGGCTTGCCGATCCGGCGGAGTGGCGCGAAACGACACGGAATGTAGAGGATCGCTTGTCGGACGCGCTTCATGAGCGTTTGATGCAGCGGTTCGTCGATCGGCGCACCAGCGTCCTTATGAAGCGGTTACGAGAGAATGCGATGCTGGAATCCGAAGTGAACGACGCCGGCGACGTCATGGTCGAGGGCCAGCACGTCGGCTCGCTGCACGGGTTCCGTTTCCAGGCCGACGCCTCGGCGGACGATCCCCGGGACGCGAAAGCGCTCAGGGCCGCCGCCAGCAAAGCGCTAGCCAAGGAGATGGAGCGCCGGGCCGACAAGATGGCGGCAGCCCCCGACACGGCGCTGACCCTGGGGTCGGACGCGGCGATCCGGTGGCAGGGCGCGGTGGTGGCGAAGGTCGTCGCGAGCGACGACACGCTGAAGCCGAGCGCGGTGCTGCTGGCCGACGACAACCTGCCCGCCGCATCGCGCGAGAAGGTGCAGGCGCGGCTGACGCTGTGGCTGTCGGCCCACGTCACCGGCCTGTTGAAACCGTTGTTCGACCTGCGCGACGCACAGGCGCTGGACGGCGGCGCGCGCGGTCTCGCCTACCGTATGTCCGAGCAGCTCGGCAGCGTGGAGCGGGCGAGCGTGGCCGAGGAGGCCAAGGCGCTCGACCAGACGGCGCGCGCCGGTCTGCGTGCGCTGGGGGTGCGCTTCGGCGCCTACCACATCTTCGTGCCGGCGCTGCTGAAGCCGGCGCCCAGCCAGCTGATGGCGCTGCTGTGGGCGCTGAAGAACGCCGATCTCGACGTGCCGGGCCTTACCGAGGTGCCGCAGCTGTCCGCCTCGGGCCGCACCTCGATCGCGCTCGATCCGGAGGTGCCCAAGCCGCTCTACCAGGTCGTCGGCTTCCGTCCGTGCGGCCCGCGCGCGGTCCGGATCGACATTCTCGAGCGTCTGGCGGACCAGATCCGCCCGTTGGTCGCCTGGCGGCCGGGGCCGGATGCGGGCGACCCGCCTCCCGGTGCGGTGCCGCAAGGCGGCGGCTTCCTGGTGACGGTGGCGATGACGTCGCTGCTGGGCTGCTCGGGCGAGGACTTCGCCGCGATCCTCACCTCGCTGGGCTACCGCGTCGACCGGCACGAGGCGACACCCGCCGAGTGCGACGCGCTGAAGGCGGCCAACGAGATCCGCGCCAAGGGGGCGCGTCAGCCCGAGCGCGGCGCCCGACCCGTTCCGGTGCCCGCGCGCGCCGCCCCGGCGCCGGCCACGGCCGACCTGACGACGACCGCGACCGGCGAGCCGGAGGTCGCCGACGCATCGGCCGAAGCGGCCGAACAACCGTCGACCGGGGTCCCCGAGGGCGGGGCCGGCGAGACGGCGTCCGACGGCGGCGGCACCGGCGACAGCTTCGAGCCCGCAGCAGTCCAGGCTTCCACGCCCGAAGAGACTGCAACCGACGAGACCGCGCCCGAAGCGGCCCCAACCGAAGGGAGCGCGCCCTGGGCGGCCCCGGCGGACGACACGCCTGCCCCAGAGGCCGCCGATACGGCGCCCGATGAGCCGGCGGCCGAGGTGCAGGCCGTCATGGAGCCCGCGCCGGACGAGGCGGCCGACGCGGCGCCCGAGGCGGACGACGCGCCCGCCGACACGCTCGACCCGGCGCTCGCAGAAGCCGAGGACGAAGCCGGGCAAGAGGGCGACGCCATCGACACCGCCGACACTGCGGCCGGCACCGCCGCAGCCGGCACCGAGGACGGGGCGACGGGTGAGACCACCGGCGAGGCTGCCGATGGGGCCGAGGCGGAGGTCGTGATGGTGGAGGTGTGGCGCGTTCCGCGGCATCACCGTGGCGACCAGCCGCGCCGCCGCCGCAAGCCGGGACAGCAGGAGAACCGCGGCCGCGGCTCGCAAAGCGGCGAGCGTCGTCGCGGCGGCGAGGGACGCGGGCCCGCCCCCGGCGGCGATCGCGCGCCGCAGGACGGGCCGGCGCTCGCCGCGGCACCGGCAGGGGGCGCTCCGGCACCCGCGGCCGGTGGCGCGCCGCGGCACGACGGACCGGGCGGCCGCTCGCGCGACGACCGTCAGGGCAAGGGCAAGAAGCGGGGCAAGCCGCAGCAGCAGCCGCGCCCCGAGGCGAACAAGCCGCCCAAGCGCGAGCGCGAGGCCGACCCCGATTCGCCCTTCGCCAAGCTCGCCGCACTGAAGGAGCAGATGGAGAAACGCGATCGTTGA
- the cobS gene encoding cobaltochelatase subunit CobS, producing MTMSETPAAATTTPDMTVSAAQTFGIDSSMEIPAFSERTEHVPDVDPSYVFDPPTTKAILAGFKFNRRVMIAGYHGTGKSTHIEQVAARLNWPCIRVNLDSHISRIDLVGKDAIVVRDGAQVTEFRDGILPWALQTNTALVFDEYDAGRPDVMFVIQRVLEVSGRLTLLDQNRVIRPHPAFRLFATANTIGLGDTSGLYHGTQQINQGQMDRWSIVTTLNYLPHDVEVDIVLAKSPHYQGKEGQSMVSKMVRVADMTRNAFMNGDLSTVMSPRTVITWAENSDIFSDIGFAFEVSFLNKCDETERGIVAEFYQRCFGKELSSGHNMVMN from the coding sequence ATGACTATGTCAGAGACGCCCGCCGCGGCGACCACTACGCCGGACATGACCGTGTCTGCGGCCCAGACGTTTGGGATCGACAGCAGCATGGAGATCCCGGCGTTTTCCGAACGCACCGAGCATGTGCCCGATGTCGACCCGTCTTACGTGTTCGACCCGCCCACCACCAAAGCGATCCTCGCCGGTTTCAAGTTCAACCGCCGGGTGATGATCGCCGGTTATCACGGCACGGGCAAGTCGACCCACATCGAGCAGGTGGCGGCGCGGCTCAACTGGCCGTGCATCCGCGTCAACCTCGACAGTCACATCAGCCGCATCGACCTCGTCGGCAAGGACGCCATCGTGGTGCGCGACGGCGCGCAGGTGACCGAGTTCCGCGACGGCATCCTGCCCTGGGCGTTGCAGACCAACACCGCGCTGGTGTTCGATGAATACGACGCCGGGCGCCCGGACGTGATGTTCGTCATCCAGCGCGTGCTGGAAGTCTCCGGCCGGCTGACGCTGCTCGATCAGAACCGCGTGATCCGCCCGCACCCGGCCTTCCGCCTGTTCGCGACGGCCAACACCATCGGCCTCGGCGATACCTCGGGCCTCTATCACGGCACGCAGCAGATCAACCAGGGCCAGATGGACCGCTGGTCGATCGTCACCACGCTCAACTACCTGCCGCACGACGTCGAGGTGGACATCGTCCTCGCCAAGAGCCCGCACTACCAGGGCAAGGAAGGGCAGAGCATGGTGTCGAAGATGGTGCGCGTGGCGGACATGACCCGCAACGCCTTCATGAACGGCGACCTGTCGACCGTGATGAGCCCGCGCACGGTCATCACCTGGGCCGAGAATTCCGACATCTTCAGCGACATCGGCTTCGCGTTCGAGGTCTCGTTCCTCAACAAGTGCGACGAGACCGAGCGCGGCATCGTGGCGGAGTTCTACCAGCGCTGCTTCGGCAAGGAGCTGTCGTCCGGCCACAACATGGTGATGAACTAG
- the cobT gene encoding cobaltochelatase subunit CobT → MAAPGDNAKRNKPADTRHDAFRTAISGTMRAIAGTADLEVNFSADKPALVGNTARLPEPPRRLTTKDIAVTRGLGDSMALKLAAHDQGVHARYAPNGSDARAIYDAVESARCDALGAQAMDGVAANLSAMLEDKYFRGNYHEIADKADAPIEDALALLVREKLTGAKPPESAQKVVDLWRPWLEEKCGENLSTLPDQITDQRGFATAIRDILAALDMAESMSEERGDEEESEEGQAEMDSPDEGEGEVGEDESDENASPQDSERSGEDETAEDVDTSEFTADDVRDDEMGDAEETTDGMRVDEPQSSGPPGSDYRVYSRQFDEVVTAEELCDTAELDRLRGFLDRQLQHLQGAVSRLANRLQRRLMAQQNRSWDFDQEEGVLDTARLSRVVIDPMQPLAFKMERESDFRDTVVTLLLDNSGSMRGRPISVAATCADILARTLERCHVKVEILGFTTKAWKGGQSRDHWVQHGKKPAPGRLNDLRHIIYKAADAPWRRARRNLGLMMREGLLKENIDGEALMWAHERLLARPEQRRILMMISDGAPVDDSTLSVNAGNYLEKHLRAVISEIEERSPVELIAIGIGHDVTRYYRRAVTIVDAEELAGAMVNQLADLFDDERDASPRRGARNGRRAA, encoded by the coding sequence ATGGCCGCTCCCGGCGATAACGCGAAGCGAAACAAACCTGCCGACACGCGGCACGACGCGTTCCGGACCGCCATCAGCGGGACGATGCGCGCCATCGCCGGCACCGCCGACCTCGAGGTCAACTTCTCGGCGGACAAGCCGGCGCTCGTCGGCAACACGGCGCGGCTGCCCGAACCGCCCCGGCGGCTGACCACCAAGGATATCGCCGTCACGCGCGGGCTCGGCGATTCCATGGCGCTGAAGCTCGCCGCCCACGACCAGGGCGTCCACGCCCGCTACGCACCGAACGGGTCGGACGCGCGCGCCATCTACGACGCGGTGGAGAGCGCGCGGTGCGACGCGCTCGGCGCGCAGGCGATGGACGGCGTCGCCGCCAATCTCTCGGCCATGCTGGAAGACAAGTACTTCCGCGGCAACTACCACGAGATCGCCGACAAGGCCGACGCCCCGATCGAGGACGCCCTCGCACTGCTGGTGCGCGAGAAGCTGACCGGCGCCAAGCCGCCGGAGAGTGCGCAAAAGGTGGTCGACCTGTGGCGCCCGTGGCTGGAGGAGAAGTGCGGCGAGAACCTCTCGACGCTGCCGGATCAGATCACCGACCAGCGCGGCTTCGCCACCGCCATCCGCGACATCCTCGCCGCACTCGACATGGCCGAGTCCATGTCCGAGGAGCGCGGCGACGAGGAGGAGAGCGAAGAAGGCCAGGCCGAGATGGACTCGCCCGACGAGGGTGAAGGCGAGGTCGGCGAGGACGAGTCGGACGAGAACGCCTCGCCGCAGGACTCCGAGCGCTCCGGCGAGGACGAGACCGCCGAGGACGTCGACACCTCCGAGTTCACCGCCGACGACGTGCGCGACGACGAGATGGGCGACGCCGAAGAGACGACCGACGGCATGCGCGTCGACGAGCCCCAGTCGAGCGGTCCTCCGGGGTCGGACTACCGCGTCTACTCGCGCCAGTTCGACGAGGTCGTCACGGCCGAGGAACTGTGCGACACGGCCGAGCTGGACCGCCTGCGCGGCTTCCTCGACCGCCAGCTGCAACATCTGCAAGGGGCCGTCTCGCGCCTCGCCAACCGCCTGCAGCGGCGGCTGATGGCGCAGCAGAACCGCTCCTGGGACTTCGACCAGGAGGAGGGCGTGCTCGACACCGCGCGCCTGTCGCGCGTGGTCATCGACCCGATGCAGCCGCTCGCCTTCAAGATGGAGCGCGAGAGCGACTTCCGCGACACGGTCGTGACCCTCCTGCTCGACAATTCCGGCTCCATGCGCGGCCGTCCGATCTCGGTCGCCGCCACCTGCGCCGACATTCTGGCCCGCACGCTGGAGCGCTGCCACGTCAAGGTCGAGATCCTCGGCTTCACCACCAAGGCGTGGAAGGGTGGCCAGTCCCGCGACCATTGGGTGCAGCACGGCAAGAAGCCGGCGCCGGGGCGGCTGAACGACCTGCGCCACATCATCTACAAGGCCGCCGACGCGCCCTGGCGGCGGGCGCGGCGCAACCTCGGGCTGATGATGCGCGAGGGCCTGCTGAAGGAAAACATCGACGGCGAGGCGCTGATGTGGGCGCACGAGCGCCTGCTGGCGCGGCCCGAGCAGCGGCGCATCCTGATGATGATCTCCGACGGTGCGCCGGTCGACGACTCCACGCTGTCGGTCAACGCCGGCAACTACCTGGAGAAGCATCTGCGCGCCGTCATCTCGGAGATCGAGGAGCGCTCGCCGGTCGAGTTGATCGCCATCGGCATCGGCCACGACGTGACGCGCTACTATCGCCGCGCCGTGACCATCGTCGACGCCGAGGAGCTGGCCGGCGCGATGGTCAACCAGCTCGCCGACCTGTTCGACGACGAGCGTGACGCGAGCCCGCGGCGCGGGGCGCGCAACGGCCGCCGCGCGGCGTGA
- a CDS encoding esterase-like activity of phytase family protein, translated as MRAARAAVAALLASAAVVGGAAADPATLRVRQILDFGGDAEANGRMTFLGGVVLSGPRAFGGWSGMLMDGNRFLAVSDTGTWMTGEVLLEEGQLVGVKDIAMYPRLDLHGRAITTKLGGDAEALTLVDGGVLVGVESSQQLLFYPANGIDVDFDAVPERLELDVPEIVKLRHYGFESLATRADGTVIAITEGRDAKTRELPAFRRPGAPFTIKRDRDWSVTGADMLPGGDMVLMERRYGGGLDVGMRVRRIGSDAVDSGDGPVDGPVLIEADFASEIDNMEAITATVEDGQVILTMLSDDNHAFLQRTLLLRFALRDPLPRPRPERDPAPERRAKSG; from the coding sequence GTGAGGGCGGCCCGCGCGGCCGTCGCCGCACTGCTTGCGTCGGCCGCCGTCGTCGGCGGCGCGGCGGCGGACCCCGCCACGCTCCGCGTGCGCCAGATCTTGGACTTCGGCGGTGACGCCGAGGCGAACGGGCGGATGACCTTTCTCGGCGGCGTGGTGCTGTCCGGCCCGCGGGCCTTCGGCGGCTGGTCGGGCATGCTGATGGACGGCAATCGCTTCCTCGCCGTCAGCGACACCGGCACCTGGATGACCGGCGAAGTCCTCCTCGAGGAGGGTCAGCTGGTCGGGGTGAAGGACATCGCGATGTATCCGCGGCTCGACCTTCACGGGCGGGCGATCACCACCAAGCTCGGCGGCGACGCCGAGGCGCTGACCCTGGTGGACGGCGGCGTCCTCGTCGGCGTGGAGAGTTCGCAGCAGCTGCTTTTCTATCCCGCGAACGGCATCGACGTCGACTTCGACGCCGTGCCCGAGCGGCTGGAACTCGACGTGCCGGAGATCGTCAAACTGCGCCACTACGGCTTCGAGTCGCTGGCGACGCGTGCCGACGGCACCGTCATCGCCATCACCGAGGGGCGCGACGCCAAGACCAGGGAGCTGCCGGCCTTCCGGCGGCCGGGGGCGCCCTTCACCATCAAGCGGGACCGGGATTGGTCGGTGACCGGGGCCGACATGCTGCCGGGCGGCGACATGGTGCTGATGGAGCGACGCTATGGCGGCGGGCTCGACGTCGGCATGCGGGTGCGGCGGATCGGGTCGGACGCGGTGGATAGCGGGGACGGTCCTGTGGACGGCCCCGTCCTCATCGAGGCCGATTTCGCCTCCGAGATCGACAATATGGAGGCGATCACCGCGACGGTTGAGGACGGCCAGGTAATTTTGACGATGCTGTCGGACGACAACCACGCCTTCCTGCAACGGACCCTGTTGCTGCGCTTCGCCCTCCGCGACCCGTTGCCGCGCCCCCGGCCCGAGCGCGACCCCGCCCCCGAGCGGCGCGCCAAGAGCGGCTGA
- a CDS encoding VUT family protein — translation MSRIALSAGVAAMAAVVVTSNILVQYPVMGRIGGLDLADILTWGAFTYPFAFLVTDVVNRTFGPSHARLVALAGFCIAVVMSIALASPRIALASGTAFLLAQMYDVSMFDRLRYGKWWRAPLISSFAASMLDTAIFFTLAFAAFIPLGADEFAVGTAPLFGIAGLPDAPRWVSWAIADFSVKLMVAAFALGPYRAITASRSAG, via the coding sequence ATGTCCCGCATCGCACTCAGCGCCGGCGTCGCGGCCATGGCCGCCGTCGTCGTGACGTCGAACATCCTGGTGCAATACCCGGTGATGGGCCGGATCGGCGGGCTCGACCTCGCCGATATCCTCACCTGGGGCGCGTTCACCTACCCGTTCGCCTTCCTCGTGACCGACGTCGTCAACCGCACGTTCGGACCCAGCCACGCGCGGCTCGTCGCGCTGGCCGGCTTCTGCATCGCGGTCGTGATGTCGATCGCGCTGGCGAGCCCGCGCATCGCGTTGGCGTCCGGCACGGCCTTCCTGCTGGCGCAGATGTACGACGTGTCGATGTTCGACCGGCTGCGTTACGGCAAATGGTGGCGCGCGCCGCTGATCTCGTCCTTCGCGGCCTCCATGCTCGACACGGCGATCTTCTTCACCCTCGCCTTCGCCGCCTTCATCCCCCTCGGGGCGGACGAATTCGCCGTCGGCACCGCACCGCTCTTCGGCATCGCCGGTTTGCCGGATGCGCCGCGCTGGGTCTCGTGGGCCATCGCCGACTTCTCGGTGAAGCTGATGGTCGCCGCGTTCGCGCTCGGCCCCTACCGCGCCATCACCGCGAGCCGTTCGGCCGGCTGA
- a CDS encoding DUF3108 domain-containing protein: protein MIRVWTSIVAAALALVPFAARPAAADIKVDATYEISIAGWGIARAEMDLTLDKDRYSADIFMRPKGVATIVTAVRTSVSADGRATSRGDVLPSNYSVSADEIARPVRVTMKMSNGNVTSLRAQPPLKDRPGRVAVTEAHKRGVVDPLSSGLIPAKAPDARDACDHTMKIFDGWTRYDVKLYYKGRRHVETKGYSGTASICGARWVPVAGHRPAKPEVQYLARNKALEVTMVPLPGSGYAIPYAVRIGTPNGEILIEPSALAISGTGV, encoded by the coding sequence ATGATCCGAGTTTGGACGTCGATTGTCGCGGCAGCGCTCGCCCTCGTGCCGTTCGCGGCGAGACCGGCCGCGGCGGACATCAAGGTCGACGCCACGTACGAGATCTCCATCGCCGGCTGGGGCATCGCCCGCGCCGAGATGGACCTGACGCTCGACAAGGACCGCTACAGCGCCGACATCTTCATGCGCCCCAAGGGCGTCGCGACCATCGTGACCGCGGTGCGCACCTCCGTCTCGGCCGACGGGCGCGCCACGTCGCGCGGTGACGTCCTGCCGTCGAACTACAGCGTCAGCGCCGACGAGATCGCGCGGCCGGTGCGTGTGACGATGAAGATGAGCAACGGCAACGTGACCTCGCTGCGGGCCCAGCCGCCGCTGAAGGACCGGCCGGGACGGGTGGCGGTGACGGAGGCGCACAAGCGCGGCGTCGTCGATCCGCTGTCGTCCGGCCTGATCCCGGCCAAGGCGCCCGACGCGCGCGACGCCTGCGACCACACGATGAAGATCTTCGACGGGTGGACCCGCTACGACGTGAAGCTCTACTACAAGGGCCGCCGCCACGTTGAGACGAAGGGTTACTCGGGCACGGCATCGATCTGCGGCGCGCGCTGGGTGCCGGTGGCGGGCCATCGCCCGGCCAAGCCGGAGGTGCAGTATCTCGCTCGCAACAAGGCGCTGGAGGTGACGATGGTACCGCTGCCGGGCTCGGGCTACGCGATCCCCTACGCGGTGCGGATCGGCACGCCCAACGGCGAGATCCTGATCGAGCCCAGCGCCCTGGCGATCAGCGGCACCGGCGTTTGA
- the rpmB gene encoding 50S ribosomal protein L28 — protein sequence MARRCELTGKGVLVGNNVSHANNKTKRRFLPNLVDVTLQSEALGRGVRVRIAASALRTVEHRGGLDKFLMVAKEAELSERMQRLKREVVAASAPEAGAPEAPAA from the coding sequence ATGGCTCGACGCTGCGAACTGACAGGCAAGGGCGTGCTGGTTGGCAACAACGTCAGCCACGCCAACAACAAGACCAAGCGGCGGTTCCTCCCGAACCTCGTGGACGTCACGCTCCAGTCCGAGGCTCTCGGTCGCGGCGTGCGCGTGCGCATCGCCGCCTCCGCGCTCCGCACGGTCGAGCACCGCGGCGGGCTGGACAAGTTCCTCATGGTCGCCAAGGAAGCCGAGCTTTCCGAGCGGATGCAGCGCCTGAAGCGCGAAGTCGTCGCCGCCTCGGCCCCCGAGGCGGGCGCCCCCGAAGCGCCGGCCGCGTAA
- a CDS encoding DUF4870 domain-containing protein — translation MNSPRETSSLNQTADDIFGASPFNAMLVWSSFLVGFFVPITPFIGVVFAYINRRNSDPGLRTHYDAAITTFWVTLILGFIGGILTWVLIGFPILFFLAIWTIWRSIRGMMKANARRPMYPTFA, via the coding sequence ATGAATTCGCCGAGAGAAACCTCGTCCCTCAACCAGACCGCCGACGATATCTTCGGAGCATCGCCGTTCAACGCGATGTTGGTGTGGTCGTCGTTCCTGGTGGGATTCTTCGTGCCGATCACGCCGTTTATCGGCGTGGTCTTCGCCTATATCAACCGCCGCAACTCCGACCCCGGTCTGCGCACGCATTACGACGCCGCGATCACCACCTTCTGGGTGACGCTGATCCTCGGCTTCATCGGCGGCATTCTGACCTGGGTGCTGATCGGCTTCCCGATCCTCTTCTTCCTCGCGATCTGGACGATCTGGCGCTCCATCCGCGGCATGATGAAGGCCAACGCGCGTCGGCCGATGTACCCGACCTTCGCGTAG
- a CDS encoding J domain-containing protein, which translates to MDFSGKQYDRIRASRRKGSGRGGRDDGGSETSVIGRQCEAKGCKAEAPYRAPKGRGKEGQFHWFCLDHVREYNKSYNYFNGMTDDDVIAYQRDAITGHRPTSPIGVRGRKARAARNTWSGMMDDPFGLFGTGEPHEAEPVEEARRVSGPERLAFEVLGLEPGASKEAIKSRYKTLVKRHHPDANQGDRSSEDRLRSVINAYNALRRAGYC; encoded by the coding sequence ATGGACTTCTCGGGCAAACAATACGACCGCATTCGCGCATCGCGCCGGAAGGGCTCCGGCCGCGGCGGACGGGATGACGGCGGGTCCGAGACTTCGGTCATCGGGCGCCAATGCGAGGCGAAGGGCTGCAAGGCCGAGGCGCCCTATCGTGCCCCCAAGGGCCGCGGCAAGGAGGGCCAGTTCCACTGGTTCTGTCTCGACCACGTGCGCGAGTACAACAAGAGCTACAACTACTTCAACGGGATGACCGACGACGACGTGATCGCCTACCAGCGCGACGCGATCACCGGCCATCGGCCGACGTCGCCCATCGGCGTGCGCGGGCGCAAGGCGCGAGCGGCGCGCAACACCTGGTCCGGAATGATGGACGATCCGTTCGGCCTCTTCGGCACCGGCGAGCCGCACGAGGCGGAGCCGGTGGAGGAGGCGCGGCGGGTCTCCGGGCCGGAGCGTCTGGCGTTCGAGGTGCTGGGGCTGGAGCCGGGCGCCTCGAAAGAGGCGATCAAGTCCCGGTACAAAACACTTGTAAAACGTCACCATCCTGACGCAAACCAGGGGGATCGCAGCTCCGAGGACCGGCTGCGCAGTGTCATCAATGCCTACAACGCACTGAGGCGTGCAGGGTATTGCTGA